Genomic window (Apis cerana isolate GH-2021 linkage group LG1, AcerK_1.0, whole genome shotgun sequence):
TGATACGGAATGGGGATGAGATCGAGTGTTGTGTCCTCGATGAATCTGTGTATagacatgtatatatatatataatatacatgtcTGGattcaagcatttttttttcaagggaAATGTCGTTTGGAACATATTTCTTGTTGGGATCGTGTGTCCATACGAACGTGGAAAAAATTGTCGTGAAGGAATTGTTATCAGCTATCagtattacaattacaatttttgtaattttgtcgtataataatgtaattggaAGTTACGTCGGGTCGATGATAGTCGATTAACCGTGCGCTGTAATACACGAGAGTATAATACGCTCAGCAGACAATACTCGAAAGATCAAGTGATTAAACATTGGAGACACAATAGGGTAACACAATGGAACATCGATGTCTCGAGAGAAACGTCGAGTGGAAAGGTTGCCATTATGATCATTAACTTGTTACTAATTGCCCGGttcgtttcaatatttaattaaaaaaaaaaaaaaaaagcaaacaaTTTACCAGTAAACAAAGGGTTACTCGAAATTCTCGGGCAAAACACCTTGctccttaaaaaaattcacccgttttttcaatttcgacgTTAAAAGCTACCCACGTTTCTTTCCTTATCGATcgagaattttctttcctttcctccccctcccgccCCTCCTCCTCGAAACTAATTAATCCGACGAGGTTGCTCGTGATAAATACGGTTGATGTGTAATCGTTCTCgcaagagaaggagaaggattAACCGGATTCTCGTGCGCGACACGGTTTAAAGAAGGCCTCTAAGAGCCTTCGAAAGCGTAGCGCATATGGACGAGATAAATCCGATGATATCTCGCGGAGCTGCAGTGCTCGCCGGAAGTGTGGCAGATTTAACTCGTAACACGGGCAAATCTACGATGTAACGGACTGAGATACGCGACGTCAGCACGCACATCTTGAACGAAGGTGTGCGTTTGTCCCGGACGACTGTACTACACGCATATTCGACCGTGTACGATTTCCAAGATTTTCCCGTTTCCGTTGCTCGAACATCGCGGCGAGGAAAATTCTGCgtgaaaattctgaaaaatttaatcattgatCTTGTCTCGAACGTTTACTATTcacgaatattcaaatttcttcgTCCTCTCTCCTCCGATTTGATTCATTCGTtcgtatatcaatttatttagtaaattcTCAAGAATTTATCGATCTTGCCCGAACATGATCGATCGGTTCGTTGGTAGTCTCGAAAGGAGGAGTGATGGAGCAAGGTGAGGTGCAACGGAGATCGGGGGCGCGGGGGAAACGAGTCCTCTTATTTGTCCGTAATGAGATAACGTCGGGAACCGGCTCCTCGTTTGTGCGGTTGACGTGGAAGACGACCGGGCCCCGTCTCGTAGCCCCCAGAACGTATCATCGCTGGtgtcgaataaaattactccACGCACGACTTGCAAAATCTTTTTGGCAACGAAACCGATGAAAACCCAATTAATTCTCCACGTTCACTCGgctaattatagatttttcgaGCTCGCGTCCCCGATTTAAAGGGCACGCCTGCGTCTCGAGCGCGAGCTGGATCGTTAAAGGTTTCGATGATCCGTGTTGATCCCCCTCTCCCCTGCCCCCTTGCCTCTCGTCGTGCGAGAATACGCACCTAGTGTTAATTAGCGAAAACGCACGGagcgaggggagagagagaaagagagagagaaaaaaaataggaaaaaaaagaatgatttctGCGTCTCTTTATGCGTGTACGTGTGCGTATGTCTGCTGCGTTTGCTGCGCGTGTATACAGAGAGCAAAAgtgacgaagaagaagaagggtaCGTGTGTACGAGTTGTGCGTTGCGACAGGAGGTGTGAGAGAGATGTGAAATGTGAATTGATCGGTTCGGCGAGGTTTTTTTctcgtcttttttctttttcttttcttttctttatatctatatatatatatatatatatatatatatatatatatatatatatatatatatatatagctttcTCTTGTCCTCGTGCTTAAGTAATCGGCCGTGTGACAAGCGTGAGCAGCCCAAAGAGCGTCTCGACGCTTGTGATGTGACGTGCGTTTGACAGGCTGTGAACCGAACCGAGAACATCGATCGGAGAGCGCGAGAATATTTTacgagaaaaggaaaacgagagaaagagttaATTCGAGCGCTcttcgatcgaacgatcgcTTGACAGTGAGCGGCTTAAAGATAGTAGATTTGGACTGCGTGGACAGaattcgaagagaaaaaacgGGAGCAAATATCGTATATTCTTATggacaagaaaatattttctatgtatatatatatatatatcgatcgtATTCTGTCCACGCGATTATAAGAATAACATTACACGCTCGTACATTACGAATCTTTCTCAACGTATATACTTCCTTTATGGTCTAtgaaaattcgtttcaatttccttAGTGACAGTATTACCGGTCGGCTCACGCATCAGTGCCTCGAGAGTAAAAAGGATAAGCGGCAAACAGGTTTGCGAGGAAGCCAGTGGCTGATACGCTAGAGCAGATGCTATTAGTCGGAATGAAAGATCTGTCTTCTCGAACCTTGCGATGCAAgctatattctattaatattttacgtgttttatatatatatatatatatatatatatatatatatatctcacgttaatatttcaaaagataaagtatatatatatatatatcacgttaatatttcaaaagataaagaattttttcaatgtttcattGGTGTTATTGAAACTATCGTTACGTTAATCGCGTCGATTTGCCGCGAGGGCATCGATGCGAAATAAAACAGCGAGCAGACAGAAAATTTGGATAGTTGTGCCGAAAGTGTAGCAGTTGAGTCGAGAGTCGTCGGAGGCGCAGCTGCGAAACCGATTCTACGAATCGTCGATGTTACAGATTCGTTACGTCTCTCGTAGCGTGATTATACCCGGCCGTGGACAAGTGCGTTTCGTTAACGATCTGAAATCATcatgtgaaataaaatctgaggggggagggggcgggCGGGCGAGCCATCGTCGTGCAACGTCGTTGCTCGCGCTTCGCAATAAAAGTAACGTCTCGTGTGTCGAGACAAGAGGGGACGAAAGGAGgaagggaaggaggagggtACAAAGTAGCCAGCAACCGCGTTACACCAAACCCAGAGCCAGATAAGAAGCACGAAAATCACCATTGTTAGTAGGAGGGTCTTGCAAAATAGTACGTTCGCGTGTTTACAGGTGTGCAAAATCGAGCGAGAGAGCGTGCcatgtattttcttttctttttttttcgccttGTGGTCGAGGACCGAATGCTATATTGCTTACCGCGCCGagaattcttcttctctcgttcTTTCTCGTTTTTGCCGCTTCTCGATACACCGATAtaccttttccttccttttttatctCTACGTGCGTATGCATCCACGAGAAAATGGGACGgatctcatttttttaaatagagagaaagagggagcgagcgagagagagagagagagagagagagagagagcgagagcaGCAGTTATGTACGAAtacaaattcataaaaaatcatggtgttacgaaaatatttttatttcttcggtTTTTCGGGTTTCGTTGAATGTTTGAATTGaaagcatttttttaatatcttccaAGCGCGTTCGAGCTCCACGTTAACAATTATACAACTGCAACAACCCGGAGttggatagaaaaaaaaaaaaaataaaataaaaaaaaaaaggggaaaaaaataatagtgcaCATCGTGCCGTCCGAGCATCGTTTATTTTTGCGAAAACCACGAGGCACGTGCGTTACGAGCCGTTCTAAAATTCGGTGAATTTACAGCGGTGTGCCATGGCAAATTCACGAACAAACgcagcgaaaaaaaaaacaaaaaaaatacaacggaaagagagagagagagaggagtttCAATGGTATACAATTGTACATATAATTGTCATACATAACGTGTCGTTCATTATATCCAGTCGGCTCGTGTCTAGTAATCTCTACCAAATCCGATAAATTCGGCCCGACAATtggcaataaatttttttcagagaatACAACGACCGCACACATCCAACTGTGTTTATCGTTTCATCTACAACCGAATATCGTTGTTTTATCATACAAATCTATGGCATGACTacgttcaataatttttttccctctttttctctctctttctccctctctccctccctttttctcaatttctctctcttttttccccaaaatcaacttttgaattttcacatgcttccctctctctctaaaTCTACTCTAACTttctcgatataatatatacatttctctctctctctctctctctctctctctctctctctctctctctctctctctctctctctctaaattCAACGAGCGCGATAGAGCCGAAAGAGTCGAACGGTTCGTTAAATGCCTTTTTAGCTCGTCCCGTTCCGGAGCCAGTTTTTCGAGGTGGCGAAGCGATTCTCGATGACGTTAAAAAAGTGTTTCTGGCACGCGTCGCTTTTGAGCGGAACGCGCGCCCATTCGAAACGAGTCTCCCTCGACTAGGAGGGTCGAGGACACCCACTTCACAATTTATCCTGCAACAGACTTGgggtaatatattaaaaaaaaaaaaaaaaaaaagaaagaagaaagaaaaagagaaaaaagaaaacgaagaaggGACGAAAAAGTGGAACGAAAAAACAAGATTGAATTAGCATGTACGAGCTACTATTATTAGAATAGATTCGACGATAATAGTTATGTAGCCTACTAGTTAACTACTAGTtgaataaaaagtttcgaaattctcttcattttcttAAGCGCTGATCaccgaaaaagagaaaactgtTTCTTCCGGAGAATGTATCTTGCGAAACGAATAcgagatgataataataatttatcaaaaaaaggaAGACTGAATCGAGTAACTAGATTGAAACTTGATatcgagagaagaagaggaagtaCGTATGTAGGAAGAACGTATCGGTGAAAACTTCGTGGTCGATGTGACAGAGGACGGTGACAATAGATGCATCGTTAAATCGAAGTGGAGGATCCGGCCGAAAAGCTCGATCGTTAGAACCGTGGAGTGGAAACCATTCCTCTTAATCGCGTGAATGATCGTGCAACGGACGAGAAAATATGAGTGGTTGGCTGGCATCTCTGGCCGGACGAAAGAATTCGACCGATAAAGGTGCAAAGAACCTTGGCGAACTTATCACAACTCGAATGGCTTGGCTGACGTTTCATAGAACGAGGGACAGAAACAAGATGGATAAAGAAAATGCGTTATTAATTCCAGTACCATTAATCATAGTTGCGTTACCGGCAGAAACAAGCGATAGTTGGAaacgaagaataattaaaaataattaaaaatagtattaaagaGCGAGTCAATaagaatacaaaagaaaaccAGCTTAGctgaaaagtaatataaaagagCGAgccaaaaagagagagagagagagagagagagaaagagagatctattttctttcattcgtcctcctcctccgatcaaaaaaaaattccctcGTATCGTATATCGTTTTTTCTCCGTGCGCGGACAAATTGTACGCATTTGATCGTGGAAAAACCGATGGAACAACCGTGCGATGAAATTGGTGGAAAATTTTCTCGGTTTGGTGTAGAAGCGGCTATCGGATACCTTGCTGAGCGGGATGCCTATTGTGGTTGCTAGGTGCCATCATGTGCATCTGGTGTGCCCCGACCGGCGACCTCAGCGACAAATTGTTCAGGTTCACGTTTATCGAAAGATTCGTATTGTTACAGGCGGCGGTCAGGTTGTTGTGATTGTTGGGCGGTGACGTGGTCGTTGTTGTACCCACATTGGAGGCGGCGTGCGGCGACAATCCGGAGCTGTCTGTGGTGGGCGCCGACGGATTCGACGAGGTGTTGTGAGAGCCGAAGTCCTTGCCGCCATTCGCgccaccaccgccgccgcTGGTACCGGAAGAACCACCGGAGCTTCCGGCCACCGTCTTGGAGCACCTGAGGCACTTGGGCAACCAGGAGTGGCGGCGCACGAACTTCCTGTATTCCTTCCTCACCTGCAATGGCGAAGCAAACCCACCCCCCGAACGaaaggtttttttttaacggTGCACAAAGAACCAAGGCAAGTGCGAGCGCGCGTTAGTTTCTCGTTCGTCGTCGTAATgaattaaggaaaaaaaaaaaaagtaaataaagaaaaaagtaaaaatgagGAAATAATCTTTTTGGAGGATGATCGATACGACGATGAGTATGCATTATATAAGAGAAACATGAATCGATCGAGTTTTTTTACGAAAGCGTTGGTGCTAAATTTTACAGATAAATCAGGAAAAGAGCGGTGCATCCTGCGGTGGCAaccaaaatgtaaatattattaaaaaaaaaaaaaaagaaaagaaaaatcaagataACGAGCTGCAAATTAATCTACAGGATCCCGGTTGATTCGACGAATAAACGTTGGGTGATTTTCGATTGCCACAGCACTTTATTTGAGACATCATTTTGTTGTTATCGTGATTGTTTGCGAGATATCATACGATGTCCAGATTACGTCACGTTTAACATGATTCTCTTCAAACGATTCTCTCGCTTATGGAATTACTTgctacttatatataatatacgaagAATCCGCTTTCGTACATCAGTGCATCGAATTCTCATGTTACAAGATCTTTGACTCGTGAGTAATTGTGTTTAACTATAAACCTTACGATAATAGAAACAGTTTtacaatctttatatatataaatatccaatTCGACAATTGAATCTCTGATTATCTCGGAACGttgacaataatatatatatatattcgtttgcTCTCGAAATCGTTTCGCGATTGTTtgatacaaaattgaaaaatatatgtatatacgcatAATCAAtcgaacaaattattatattcaataataataataataataataataataataattataattataattataattatcgtaaTTAATCGATAACGATAACATTTTCTTCTCGCAATACTAATTGCTCGCTACTAATTAGGATGCCACGCGAATTGTCATTAACGAGATGGAGAAAGATGAAAGAATGAAGGATGATTGAACGAGGTGTTTTAAACGTCGGTTCAACACCGCGGCAtagactttttcttttttctttttttctaaagtaACGTGGACGTTTGGACCCCGACGTATTCCCTTACCTTCTCGTTCTGAACGCAATGGAACACAAAGATAAACAGCCCCTGCAGGCTATTCAATATGGTGAAGATGTACGCCATCGCTACGGATTCTTGGTTCAAGTAGAGAAGGCCGAAGGTCCAGGTGAGTCCCAGCAGAAAGACAAGGACGATCGCTCCTCTCAGCCATGCcctattgataattaataaaaatatcatttgatcAATCGCATCGAGGTtggggtggaaaaaaaaaaatcaagtggAGCGAAATAATTGCGAGCGATGCTTAAAGGATCGTGAAGAACTATGAAAGAGCTATGTGAGTTCGTCGTATGAGGGCCGAGAGGGGGTGGAGCGTATGAACGGGCAATAGTATAAtgaaacaagataaaaaataataaataaatgcgagggaagagaaacgaagagaaaatgtgtggaggagggggagagtgaAAGGAAACGATCTTTTTACGATCTCGTGCCATCGAAAGAATTAAGGTTAACGTGCTAAATGATGGATGATGGTGTgactttaattctaataattccaATGCTACATTTGTCACGTTCTTATCGAAATGGAGCGGCGAGAACACGAAAGATTATCAAGGTACGACCGTTATGCACCCAACAGTGCACGCAACATTTCGAGCTACGCGACGCTAACTTGTACTAATGTTGCTCGTTTCTACACGCGTGCACGTTGTCGTGTATACCGCTCTCCAACAAAGCATTAGCATCGTTAATGTTCTCGCGTAGTTCCGAAGCGGTTGGCGTCCTATAAGCATCGCACACACCCTTACTAGTTCTCTACTacttctctcccttttttttctctcttcgtcGTTCGTATATCCatactctttctctctctctctttctctctctttccctcgtttcttttcccccgttctttttttttccctctttctctccctctttttctctctctctctcctctacTTCTTGATTCCCTGGTAACGATCTACGAAGACTACGATCTACCacgaaggggaggaggaatcGGGGATACCGCGAACTACACAGGTACTAGGCAGGTGTTTGTTACTTCTAATCTCGCGCGTATTCGCTAAGCTACTCTCAAATCAGGCGTTTACACCCGAAACTAAAGGGGTAAATACGGCATGCGGTTTAAATCGTCGTTATGTACTCAGAGGAAAGGCAAACGGCGTGACGTAACTAAGAGGAGTTCGGAGAATATCGATCGTCgtcatgtgtgtgtgtgtgtgtgtgtgtgtgtgtgtgtgtgtgtgtgtgtgtgtgtgctcTCTGTCAAGCATATTATCACGAAGACACTTTGCTAAGTAAGCTGCTTGGTAATTGCAAATTGCTCAGGCtctcgtttaataaatatggaataacacacatacatatatatatatatatacatatatatatatgtatataataatgacaTTTGCGATTCCAGTGAGTCGCATCGATTATGAATTCTGATATATATGATCAGCGTGTTGTGAACTTCTCTTCGCGTACAAACTACTATGTTCTATCTTCTACATTCGcaagaaatgtataataaaagtaaaatatatatatatatagtgataataaagaaacagTAATGTAAACGGTAGCATTGAATGAAAAACAcaagagattaataaaaacagtGAATGTGTTAAATGGTGATGAAATTAAAAGGCACGGATAACGACGATTATTAGTGTATTGAATGATgttatataatgaatgaacGAGAGgtgagtaataataaaaattggtaaatATCTTACAAGTGCGCTTGCAATTTGTTGGGAAGAGCATTCTCTTCCTTTCCACTACCAACCAACCACGCCATGCAGAAGAATGTAGAACAGTGTAGACAGAAGTGGGTAGaagatttaatacaaaaatgaaacaagaCAGCAAAGTTAGGTGATTGTTCCGGCaccatttcaattaattgatcattaaaaaaaaaaaaaaaaaaaagaaacttataaTCCTTCTGATGCAATACTCGATCCGTATTcactattctttctttcttcaacgCTGCTTAACGTTAATATACGGAATGGAGAAAATGTTCGACAACATCTTAATTacgtataaattgttataagaaagaaaaaaaagaaaaaaaatgaaatacaatgaaatacaaaaaggcaaaagaaaaaaaaaacagaaaaaaaatgatagagaGAAGAGACGAGTTTTTTTTACTGATAATAAAGCAGCTTCGATAATAAAACGAGTCGAGTTTGCAAGAGAATTTAACTACCATCACCAACATTTCCATATATTCCAGAAATTTATCAAGTTAACACCCTGTCGTTATTActgtttttctctctctctcaccctctctctccctccctctctctctctctctctcttcattcGACATATTTTTTGCTCGTTTCATttaaatcacaaaaaaaaacatagagCGCAAGCTAATTATCATCGTACTCGTTCGATTGTTCGTGCGTCCAATTTTTCGATGAAGCATGACTCGACTGTGACggcgtatttataattataatcacgtATATATGCATTTTAACGAGCGTCAAATCATAGATAcacattgtatataataaatatatacgtatatatatatataaatatatatatacatataatcatatccatatagatatattatctaaGATTTACATTAGCAATACAAGTGGTGTGTCGAACGAACGGAAATCTTGCGGTCATTCCAACACAGTAACTCAATAGAAACTTAAATGtagaaacgaaaacgaaattcAGCATGGCCGCCAAAAAGATGCGTGACAATAAAAGATTCTCTTTCGGGAGACACTGTTTAAGCAAGTAAAGCTTGCGAACGTGAACCGAAAGCACCAAACAAACACTTTATATATTCTACTCGACGAATAGGATTCATTATTTCGTACGTAATCAACGGACGGACtcgatcgatcatttttaatatagagatacataatatatatatatacaaatttacgtCGATTTAcgcatcatatttattaacaaaccCGAAATTTTCACGCTTACCTTGCGCTGGCCAATCGTGAGTGCTCCTTACTCTTCATCGCTACGGTTGTGTTCGCGTGTCGGCACATCATATAAATCGCCATCGAAAGAAATACCAAGTTCGCCTAATAAGAAAATCAGATGACAATTTCTGGTATCGAGTATCTATCCTCTAACGGTTATGCAcggaaaatatatacatatgtattattgaattattcatacGGGTTTTCACGTTTCATCGAAACGATGCTTCaacaattatcattattaatttgcaACAATTGTCTCCTTCCTCGCGAATCTGACATCTTACCAATATAACGAGTATCACTGGTCCAACGAAGCTGAAGATGAAGTAGTTGTCCGCTCGTAGCCAGCAATATCGATCGGTTCCGTAACTGAGAGGATCGATTATACAAGAAATAGCCACGACCAGTAATGGAGCACCGTAGGCGATCAGATAATACCAGCGTAACCTTGATTTTTCCGCTTCGAACACCTCGATCAGCATCACGTATAATTGGAATcctggaaaagaaatttcaaagtagAATCAAACTTTCTCCCATTGATGAATCACTCATTTGTCGTTCGATAAATGGCGGATGGATAATATTTACGGAATGGAATATAGTATAGATACCTTCGAGGAACATCCAGGCGAATGcgcaaaggaaaaagaaatgcaaTAATCCAGCGACGATACCGCAGACAATTCTCTGGTTCGTTTGCCCGATTCCgcaaacgaataaaatttccgcGATCAACAGGCACACGCAGAGATTCTTGTGGATGGTCGTTCTGTCCGactgaaagaaaggaaagcgaGATTCTCggttgaaaattcgaaatcggTGCAAAATTCGGTATCGTGTAATAATTACCTTCAGTCCgcgaaataattgaaaggtCAAAATTGCTAGAACCAGGCAAACCACGGAAATGATACAGCCGATGTAGGTGATGATTTGCAACGCGACCTGGTGAGCTATGTCCAATCTGACGGCGTGAACGTCCATCAGAACGGCAAAATTTGTAAGATGATTGCACTCGCACACTGTGTGAGTCTCGTTGGTTTTCCGTATTTCGCAACCCTCCTCTGACCAAGcgctgaaaattgaaaatattaattgcgttaatctttcctttctttttcaacgaaaCGACGTGATAACGAGTCACGGAAAAACACGCgtaatgaaagagaaagaacttTTTCAATTACCTTAAAATGTAATCCCAGAATACACAAGTCGGATTGGTAACGTTCTCTATAGATAGATGCTTGAAATAGACTCTGACAGGCTCGTTAAGCTGAATATGCCTTCCTTTGCCTAAAGACGCGGAGATCACTTTGCTATTTAGAAGCCTGGTCGTGTTCCTTTTCGGTAATGGTTGCTGCTCGTCGTTCATGACCAACGATGACACCTCGGCTTGCGGCTGCAGGATCTCCTCAAGCCTGTCAAAGGCCATGAAGACCAAACGGACAATGCCACCCTCGCTGTTCTCTAGCAAAGCTCCTCTAGTTAACTCGACACGATCGTTCGAGGCTGTCCACCTCTGTTGAGCCGCCTCTGTCGGGAATATCTCTAAATCGTCACCGATGTTCCGTGCATCCAACACTCGCACTTCCATCactgtttcaaaaaaaaatagtatttatgtatattggaTCATTGGATATCGAGCGATAAGTAGAATATTTGGATTGCTATTCGTGACAACCGAACAATTTGATGATTGAGAAATACACGTCCACGCGCGAGTATCattggaatgaaatttatactcTCTCGAAGGGATATCGAATCTCTGGATGGAGTTAACCGAATTCTACAACGTTCGACAACAATCCCACGACTATAAAGTTTCGATTCATCTCCTGGAACGAACAACAAAACTAAACGCGCCACATCTTTCCGTCCGCCATTTTTTCCTTGTCGGCGTTCCTCTCATCGTGTATTCCCCATTCGATCAGTCATAAACGTGATGTGGCACGGccgacaagaaaaaaattggaggCTAGCCGGCGATAGTAGTTACTTTTCTGTTAGCACGGAAGAAAGAGCACGGTCAGTTAGGGGAATATTATGTTACATGGCATCCGGCCGGCTGTCGCTCATCAAatccatcttcttttttacccTTTACTGTTATCCTATTTATCACGTGCGGATCTAATGTTGCTGCTACCACTTGGTTCGACCGCGGCGCAGAAACACGCTTCCACCAGCCTCAATCACGACCGCGCGCGCGCCACGTTACTTCCAGGAAGTAAATCAAATTGCTCGTAATTTTCTCCATGTTTTGTTGCGTTAATACAACAGGGcagggagagagggggaggaagagagagagagagagagagagagagagagagagagagagagaagggtaAAGCTCGGGTTACAACATTATCCAGCCAAGATACCAGAGAATTACGATGGGTTTGGATCTTTGTTTTATCCACGCCGGATATTACCAACGTCGCATTCCGTAAGATAAGCGATCTAGATTTATGCGACCCGATCCCAAAGTCGGACCTAGGATACTTGCACGTCCATTGTGCTAGACAACTCAACGTTAATTCGTTATCCCATCCGCCACTCCTTTTTACTCATCACGAGTATATATAtgcctctctccctcctcctatCGGACGATCTAAATTAGTTCGTGGGTAATTTTTACCATTCAAATACCACGCGTGTACGCGTGCATTTGATGATAATTCCGACTAATTCCGGAGATCAGCGATCTCCGCCTCGAATTCCCAATTACGTTTCGCCACGGAATGGTACCCTCGCGAGATCTAATTTCCCAACGTACACCCACTCCCCACGGTTGTCTTCTATTCAACAAGTAAAAATACGCTACTTACGTATGTTCCTTCCCTCGTGAGTGATCGTTTTCTCGTGCATCAACGTGTCGGCCAGCAAAAACGCGTTCTCCTCGAGCCCGATCAATAAAGAGGTCGCGACTCTCATCTGCTCCTGATGGCTCAGATCCTTCCAGGACGCCATTTGCGCCTTGTCCAGCAGGTTGCTACCCGTCCTCACGACACCTTGGAGCAGCTCGGTCACGCTCACCTCCCTCTGATTCGCGTCCTGATACGTTCTTATATCCTGCGCCATCTTTTCCGCCATGTTCTTGATGATCTTGGTCGTGATCATCATGTCGCCACCGTAAAGCCCTCTGCTGTTGTTGGTCACCTGCGACAGTTCACGGCTGATCCCGAGGATCACGTCGCCCTCCGTCACCCTGTTCTCGAGCGTGGTGAGCCAAACGGAGCGGCACTCGCTCAGATCCGGGCTGTCCCTGTGCCAGAAGGCCGTGTCTCCTCTGGCCAGACATCTCCAACGCGCCAAACCGTTCGCACCGCCTGGACAACTCTGAACGGCGACATCGCCCGCCCTGGTCGTGTTCCACGACAGGTTCCTGGCTATCACCGGGGGACACACTTGTCTGCCGTAGTCGTACCATTGCCCGTTCGAGCTCGACTCCGGGTATAAGGTACTCGGCACTGCAATATTTGAGTTAGTTACGAGCGTTAGTTGCCCTGTTACTTGGCTTTAGTTAATGGCGCGGCTTTAATGTGATTCTACTGTCCGATCCTCGGCGGACCGGCGGCGGCGACGGGGGAGGGGGCTTA
Coding sequences:
- the LOC108002419 gene encoding latrophilin Cirl isoform X8, which encodes MECRKGRRKGLLSGLVFAWLVTSGCTVAARNIDRYDTAYACEGKTLWIECGEGKLIHLIRANYGRFSITICNEHGNTDWSVNCMSPKSFRVLNSECNDQQNCSIVASTLQFGDPCPNTHKYLEAHYRCLSAATTTTTSRPSPPWFMTSQPSVWSTAKPTVRPPSRITTPSAQQPPQPPAPSTPALPITTTPSPTSTRSPLDMEVEVDQDLISPANVPSANAPAMPPIVPETTQATTTSTFAPWRTSRRTTVPSTLYPESSSNGQWYDYGRQVCPPVIARNLSWNTTRAGDVAVQSCPGGANGLARWRCLARGDTAFWHRDSPDLSECRSVWLTTLENRVTEGDVILGISRELSQVTNNSRGLYGGDMMITTKIIKNMAEKMAQDIRTYQDANQREVSVTELLQGVVRTGSNLLDKAQMASWKDLSHQEQMRVATSLLIGLEENAFLLADTLMHEKTITHEGRNILMEVRVLDARNIGDDLEIFPTEAAQQRWTASNDRVELTRGALLENSEGGIVRLVFMAFDRLEEILQPQAEVSSLVMNDEQQPLPKRNTTRLLNSKVISASLGKGRHIQLNEPVRVYFKHLSIENVTNPTCVFWDYILSAWSEEGCEIRKTNETHTVCECNHLTNFAVLMDVHAVRLDIAHQVALQIITYIGCIISVVCLVLAILTFQLFRGLKSDRTTIHKNLCVCLLIAEILFVCGIGQTNQRIVCGIVAGLLHFFFLCAFAWMFLEGFQLYVMLIEVFEAEKSRLRWYYLIAYGAPLLVVAISCIIDPLSYGTDRYCWLRADNYFIFSFVGPVILVILANLVFLSMAIYMMCRHANTTVAMKSKEHSRLASASGKEENALPNKLQAHLAWLRGAIVLVFLLGLTWTFGLLYLNQESVAMAYIFTILNSLQGLFIFVFHCVQNEKVRKEYRKFVRRHSWLPKCLRCSKTVAGSSGGSSGTSGGGGGANGGKDFGSHNTSSNPSAPTTDSSGLSPHAASNYLASGRSWAIVDRQPAVTAPRESSSTEAHIVATLPYARHAFLPSAPNIPKSATATWGHLNKNLMWKNISFKSYSRDSGHGGSEQEDSPRTHNTMTLGHSGRNRGARGINEGNEMSGNRTTGGGGGGRRAALPYKHKYTEIIDGRVNGPSHHQLHAHHGQHVHLPRDLANEDEPVYEEIERGGGGGGGGEIQVSDMSDEDGRRQSDMSRQSSRSYGDHRPLIPYSPATDRNLMHYGQTLTDRGGGGGNIHCDEYSPAFERTLNTCWEKLRKQQAWYERGELPRLPASYGIPPQPDHTRTVAVLDGHTVVCHLQPQTDMYTGRGMPPPSYSEC